A window of the Pseudoliparis swirei isolate HS2019 ecotype Mariana Trench chromosome 13, NWPU_hadal_v1, whole genome shotgun sequence genome harbors these coding sequences:
- the meiob gene encoding meiosis-specific with OB domain-containing protein isoform X1: protein MAAQTYIAISELHPNFSHPTVAGIIIGKSDVKSFPDRKTIGVDRFTFSFTIKDSADFFINVTAWGNDGYINGLSNSFSTGDCVVIENSLVNNKDPEKGDRFCPTTPSLYRLLVSEAHSQVSLCADMSTIDRLLPLIHLPSKDSGDFYSLADIVANGQKLAGTVINILAAVKSIGELKQFTTSDQRKGQRLEVKLFDDSVSSFPLVCWDREAIQLVQTMIPKETVLFIADAKISFDSFRDGMTATVNSKTIITVNPDTREASLLFSYAKEVSESGALDEDEKPEDVPVDSITDVYTVSQLKQKAQENPEAAFFGITYSFLSRLDIDSSVSRVIKTRCSRCKFLVTEDVASCTNTLCAGRDQPLSATTGFDLPVDLTDHTGTLHACSLRSPVAESILGCTTKEFTNLNDDERTAMKWKFLLERCKTYVKITPSTKVKSGTRGVVLACSVADPGEVKQHMAALLQRQ from the exons ATGGCCGCTCAGACCTACATTGCCATCTCTGAGCTCCACCCCAACTTCTCCCACCCG ACAGTGGCGGGTATCATCATTGGGAAAAGTGATGTCAAAAGCTTTCCTGATAGAAAAA CTATTGGTGTAGACAGATTCACTTTTAGCTTCACCATTAAGGACTCAGCTGACTTCTTCATTAATGTGACGGCCTGGGGAAACGACGGATACATCAAcgggctgtccaacagcttcagcACTGGAGACTGTG tCGTCATTGAAAACTCTTTGGTTAACAACAAAGACCCGGAGAAAGGGGACAGATTCTGTCCCACAACACCAAG CCTCTACAGGCTGCTGGTGTCGGAGGCTCACTCCCAGGTTTCTCTGTGTGCTGACATGAGCACCATCGACAGGCTGCTGCCACTGATCCACCTGCCATCCAAGGACTCTGGAGATTTCTACTCTCTGGCAGACATTGTGGCCAACGGGCAGAAGCTGGCTGGCACGGTGATAAATATACTGGCTGCAGTGAAATCG ATTGGAGAGCTGAAGCAGTTCACCACTTCAGACCAGCGCAAAGGGCAGAGGCTGGAAGTGAAGCTCTTTGATGACTCCgtctcttcctttcctctcgtctG CTGGGACAGAGAAGCCATTCAGCTTGTGCAAACTATGATACCCAAAGAGACTG TGCTCTTCATAGCCGATGCGAAGATTAGCTTTGACAGCTTTCGCGACGGCATGACAGCAACCGTTAACTCCAAGACCATTATCACCGTCAATCCCG ACACCAGAGAGGCCAGTCTGCTGTTCAGCTATGCGAAGGAAGTATCCGAGTCTGGTGCTCTGGATGAAGATGAGAAGCCAGAAGACGTGCCAG TGGACTCCATCACCGACGTGTACACCGTGAGCCAGCTGAAGCAGAAGGCCCAGGAGAACCCCGAAGCGGCTTTCTTCGGCATCACATACAGCTTCCTGTCCCGGCTGGACATCGACTCTTCTGTTTCAAGAGTCATCAAGACGCGGTG CTCCAGGTGCAAGTTTCTGGTGACTGAGGACGTGGCGAGCTGCACCAACACGTTGTGCGCAGGGAGGGATCAGCCTCTGTCGGCCACCACGGGCTTCGACCTGCCGGTGGACCTCACGGACCACACCGGCACCCTGCATGCCTGCAGCCTCAGGAGCCCGGTGGCAGAAAGCATCCTCGGCTGCACG ACCAAAGAGTTTACCAATTTGAATGATGACGAGCGGACTGCCATGAAGTGGAAATTTCTTTTGGAGAGATGCAAAACATACGTCAAG ATAACCCCTTCCACCAAAGTGAAATCTGGGACCAGGGGGGTGGTCCTGGCCTGCTCGGTGGCGGACCCGGGAGAGGTGAAGCAGCACATGGCGGCCCTGCTGCAGCGGCAGTGA
- the bricd5 gene encoding BRICHOS domain-containing protein 5: MLRCWKHSDAGSEEPRCTDGGGSAACTQSRFPHKAFWVSLSASLLLVVIALGLTGHLGLPRPHPESLQVVRITVPDQTGVLINQLAVVDQQKDLVTFSVTSPANRTSTVLFDVKHGLICYKPVEPDGCFLRKMEKPDYDNVHGLLRESTHKSHFQLSGNETRRQTEFLGVLADSRVDAATLEEPLQALCRDSAIHWTRRVEGPGKQRLVYFCIDICFPSNICVSVCFYYLPE; encoded by the exons ATGCTGCGCTGCTGGAAACATTCAGACGCCGGCTCGGAGGAGCCCCGCTGCACG GATGGGGGGGGCTCTGCTGCGTGCACCCAGTCCCGCTTCCCGCACAAGGCCTTCTGGGTCAGCCTCTCGGCCTCCCTGCTCCTGGTGGTCATCGCCCTGGGTTTGACGGGCCACCTGGGGCTTCCTCGGCCTCACCCTGAG TCTCTACAGGTCGTCCGAATCACGGTCCCGGATCAGACCGGAGTCCTGATCAACCAGTTGGCCGTCGTGGACCAGCAGAAGGACCTGGTGACCTTTTCTGTGACCTCACCCGCCAACCGGACGTCCACCGTGCTCTTCGACGTCAAACAT GGTCTGATCTGCTACAAGCCCGTCGAGCCGGACGGCTGCTTCCTGCGGAAGATGGAGAAGCCCGACTACGACAACGTGCACGGCCTCCTCCGCGAGTCAACGCACAAG AGTCACTTCCAGCTGTCCGGGAACGAGACCCGGAGGCAGACGGAGTTCCTGGGGGTGCTGGCGGACAGCAGGGTGGACGCGGCCACGCTGGAGGAGCCTCTCCAGGCTCTGTGTCGGGACAGCGCCATCCACTGGACCAGGAGGGTCGAGG GCCCGGGGAAACAGAGGCTGGTCTACTTCTGCATCGACATCTGCTTTCCCAGcaacatctgtgtgtctgtgtgcttctACTACCTGCCAGAGTGA
- the meiob gene encoding meiosis-specific with OB domain-containing protein isoform X2, whose amino-acid sequence MAAQTYIAISELHPNFSHPTVAGIIIGKSDVKSFPDRKTIGVDRFTFSFTIKDSADFFINVTAWGNDGYINGLSNSFSTGDCVVIENSLVNNKDPEKGDRFCPTTPRLLPLIHLPSKDSGDFYSLADIVANGQKLAGTVINILAAVKSIGELKQFTTSDQRKGQRLEVKLFDDSVSSFPLVCWDREAIQLVQTMIPKETVLFIADAKISFDSFRDGMTATVNSKTIITVNPDTREASLLFSYAKEVSESGALDEDEKPEDVPVDSITDVYTVSQLKQKAQENPEAAFFGITYSFLSRLDIDSSVSRVIKTRCSRCKFLVTEDVASCTNTLCAGRDQPLSATTGFDLPVDLTDHTGTLHACSLRSPVAESILGCTTKEFTNLNDDERTAMKWKFLLERCKTYVKITPSTKVKSGTRGVVLACSVADPGEVKQHMAALLQRQ is encoded by the exons ATGGCCGCTCAGACCTACATTGCCATCTCTGAGCTCCACCCCAACTTCTCCCACCCG ACAGTGGCGGGTATCATCATTGGGAAAAGTGATGTCAAAAGCTTTCCTGATAGAAAAA CTATTGGTGTAGACAGATTCACTTTTAGCTTCACCATTAAGGACTCAGCTGACTTCTTCATTAATGTGACGGCCTGGGGAAACGACGGATACATCAAcgggctgtccaacagcttcagcACTGGAGACTGTG tCGTCATTGAAAACTCTTTGGTTAACAACAAAGACCCGGAGAAAGGGGACAGATTCTGTCCCACAACACCAAG GCTGCTGCCACTGATCCACCTGCCATCCAAGGACTCTGGAGATTTCTACTCTCTGGCAGACATTGTGGCCAACGGGCAGAAGCTGGCTGGCACGGTGATAAATATACTGGCTGCAGTGAAATCG ATTGGAGAGCTGAAGCAGTTCACCACTTCAGACCAGCGCAAAGGGCAGAGGCTGGAAGTGAAGCTCTTTGATGACTCCgtctcttcctttcctctcgtctG CTGGGACAGAGAAGCCATTCAGCTTGTGCAAACTATGATACCCAAAGAGACTG TGCTCTTCATAGCCGATGCGAAGATTAGCTTTGACAGCTTTCGCGACGGCATGACAGCAACCGTTAACTCCAAGACCATTATCACCGTCAATCCCG ACACCAGAGAGGCCAGTCTGCTGTTCAGCTATGCGAAGGAAGTATCCGAGTCTGGTGCTCTGGATGAAGATGAGAAGCCAGAAGACGTGCCAG TGGACTCCATCACCGACGTGTACACCGTGAGCCAGCTGAAGCAGAAGGCCCAGGAGAACCCCGAAGCGGCTTTCTTCGGCATCACATACAGCTTCCTGTCCCGGCTGGACATCGACTCTTCTGTTTCAAGAGTCATCAAGACGCGGTG CTCCAGGTGCAAGTTTCTGGTGACTGAGGACGTGGCGAGCTGCACCAACACGTTGTGCGCAGGGAGGGATCAGCCTCTGTCGGCCACCACGGGCTTCGACCTGCCGGTGGACCTCACGGACCACACCGGCACCCTGCATGCCTGCAGCCTCAGGAGCCCGGTGGCAGAAAGCATCCTCGGCTGCACG ACCAAAGAGTTTACCAATTTGAATGATGACGAGCGGACTGCCATGAAGTGGAAATTTCTTTTGGAGAGATGCAAAACATACGTCAAG ATAACCCCTTCCACCAAAGTGAAATCTGGGACCAGGGGGGTGGTCCTGGCCTGCTCGGTGGCGGACCCGGGAGAGGTGAAGCAGCACATGGCGGCCCTGCTGCAGCGGCAGTGA
- the mlst8 gene encoding target of rapamycin complex subunit lst8, which produces MNVNQGQGTVGSDPVILATAGYDHTVRFWQAHSGICTRTVQHQDSQVNSLEVTPDRSMIAAAGYQHIRMYDLNSNNPNPVINYDGVSKNITSVGFHEDGRWMYTGGEDCMARIWDLRSRNLQCQRIFQVNAPINCVCLHPNQAELIVGDQSGVIHIWDLKTDHNEQLIPEPDVSINSVHIDPDASYMAAVNSSGNCYVWNLAGGIGDEVTQLIPKTKIPAHKRYALRCKFSPDSTLLATCSADQTCKIWRTSNFSLMTELSIKSNNPGETSRGWMWDCAFSGDSQYIVTASSDNLARLWCVETGEIKREYSGHQKAVVCLAFNDSVLG; this is translated from the exons ATGAACGTGAACCAGGGCCAGGGGACGGTGGGCAGCGACCCGGTCATTCTGGCCACGGCTGGATACGACCACACGGTCCGGTTCTGGCAGGCCCACAGCGGGATCTGCACCAGGACGGTCCAGCACCAGGACTCT CAAGTGAACTCTCTCGAGGTCACACCTGACAGGAGTATGATTGCAGCTGCAG GCTACCAGCACATCCGCATGTACGACCTGAACTCCAACAACCCCAACCCGGTGATCAACTACGACGGTGTCAGCAAGAACATCACGTCCGTGGGCTTCCACGAAGATGGACGCTGGATGTACACGGGAGGAGAGGACTGCATGGCTCGCATATGGGACCTCAG GTCAAGAAATCTACAGTGTCAGAGGATATTCCAGGTCAACGCTCCGATCAACTGCGTATGCCTGCATCCCAACCAG GCAGAGCTCATTGTTGGAGACCAGAGTGGAGTGATTCACATCTGGGATTTGAAGACTGACCACAACGAACAGCTGATCCCCGAGCCGGACGTCTCAATCAACTCGGTCCACATCGATCCAGACGCCAGTTACATGGCAGCGGTTAACAGCTCA gGAAACTGTTATGTGTGGAACCTTGCCGGAGGCATCGGAGATGAGGTGACTCAGCTCATCCCAAAGACGAAGATCCCCGCACACAAACGCTACGCCCTCCGCTGCAAGTTCAGCCCCGATTCCAC TCTGTTGGCCACCTGCTCAGCAGACCAGACGTGTAAGATCTGGAGAACGTCCAATTTCTCCCTGATGACGGAGCTGAGCATCAAGAGCAACAATCCTGGAGAGACATCCAGAGGCTGGATGTGGGACTGTGCTTTCTCCGGAGACTCCCAGTATATCGTCACTG CCTCCTCGGACAACCTGGCCCGCCTGTGGTGCGTGGAGACGGGGGAGATCAAGAGGGAGTACAGCGGCCACCAGAAGGCCGTGGTGTGTCTGGCCTTCAATGACAGTGTGCTGGGCTGA
- the pgp gene encoding glycerol-3-phosphate phosphatase, whose protein sequence is MPVPPCTRLSGALVKQVLDSVDSVLFDCDGVIWRGDQAVPGAPRVISLLKERGKRVFYVTNNSTKTRKMYVDKMSTLGFDTKEDEVFGTAYCSAMYLKTVCELQGKVYLVGSDAMRQELEAVGIRQTGVGPDHVAGKQNDWANVALDPDVKAVVVGFDEHFSYMKVNRAMQYLTQPACLFVGTNRDTRLPLEGGKAVPGTGCLLQAVETAAQRQAQTVGKPNRFMFDCVASKFGVDPARCLMVGDRLDTDIMLGSNCGLKTLLTLTGVSTVADAEAHQKSGCAERQKMVPDYYVDSIADLLPALQG, encoded by the exons ATGCCTGTGCCGCCATGCACCCGGCTGAGCGGAGCTCTGGTGAAACAAGTGCTGGACTCGGTGGACAGCGTCCTGTTCGACTGCGACGGGGTCATCTGGCGCGGGGACCAGGCCGTGCCCGGGGCCCCGCGGGTCATTAGCCTGCTCAAGGAGCGAGGGAAGCGGGTCTTCTACGTCACCAACAACAGCACCAAGACCAGGAAGATGTACGTCGACAAAATGTCCACGTTGGGGTTCGACACCAAGGAAGACGAGGTGTTCGGCACGGCGTACTGCTCCGCCATGTACCTGAAGACCGTCTGCGAGCTGCAGGGGAAAGTGTACCTGGTAGGGAGCGACGCCATGAGGCAGGAGCTGGAGGCGGTGGGGATCCGGCAGACCGGCGTGGGACCGGACCACGTCGCCGGGAAGCAGAACGACTGGGCCAACGTGGCCCTGGACCCCGACGTGAAGGCGGTGGTGGTCGGTTTCGATGAACACTTCAGTTACATGAAAGTCAACCGAGCCATGCAGTACCTGACGCAGCCGGCGTGTCTGTTCGTGGGGACCAACCGGGACACCCGGCTGCCCCTGGAGGGGGGCAAGGCCGTTCCAG gtaCAGGCTGCCTGCTGCAGGCCGTGGAGACAGCCGCCCAACGCCAGGCCCAGACGGTGGGCAAACCCAACCGGTTCATGTTCGACTGCGTGGCGTCCAAGTTCGGCGTGGACCCCGCTCGCTGCCTGATGGTGGGCGACCGCTTGGACACGGACATCATGCTGGGCTCCAACTGCGGCCTGAagaccctcctcaccctcacggGGGTCAGCACCGTGGCGGACGCCGAGGCCCATCAGAAGAGCGGCTGCGCCGAGAGGCAGAAGATGGTGCCGGATTATTACGTGGACAGCATCGCAGACCTCCTCCCGGCTCTGCAGGGATGA